The following coding sequences are from one Anabas testudineus chromosome 16, fAnaTes1.2, whole genome shotgun sequence window:
- the LOC113168997 gene encoding Krueppel-like factor 10 — protein MTPPYSPPHCESTHPASAETLHKPAAAESPRLHPAQVTHRHTHAASQQRLRCTSVIRHTADVQHCCCHLSPVLKEDRVTEVHKNDSKTCSFENEQNNSGSERVTVMQSDSGAAAPQKPFTEQNVAPDSQKSTSGLDDKSNTPQSASSVPAGNTGVYPVPVYCQVLPVSCLSTNAVQKSVIASESQQQNLKPNLSAITTVQIPQQHGALQPQTQAASPARVFLFGGQVAKDPVILLVPQPAVPTLHVQPVTVTSGGTRLPAIAPAPSYTMLEQKQSQLQPVVTRARSHVCPHKDCRKTYFKSSHLKAHIRMHTGEKPFKCKWEGCERRFARSDELSRHRRTHTGEKRFACPMCLSRFMRSDHLAKHARRHLTVRKVPCWTLWMAPSASLPASTTLSLSSTNSRRAPRENQSKKTAN, from the exons ATGACACCACCCTACAGCCCACCCCATTGTGAGAGCACCCATCCAGCTTCAGCTGAAACCTTACataaacctgcagcagctgaaagtCCACGCTTGCATCCAGCCCAAGTGACACATCggcacacacatgctgcttcTCAGCAAAGGTTACGGTGCACCAGCGTGATCCGCCACACTGCAGATGttcagcactgctgctgtcaccTCTCTCCTGTCTTGAAGGAAGACAGAGTCACAGAGGTTCATAAAAATGACTCTAAAACATGTAGCTTTGAAAATGAGCAGAACAATAGTGGCTCTGAGAGAGTTACTGTAATGCAGTCTGACTCAGGGGCTGCTGCACCTCAGAAACCTTTCACTGAGCAAAATGTGGCTCCAGACAGTCAGAAAAGCACCTCAGGTCTGGATGATAAATCAAACACACCCCAGTCTGCCTCATCTGTCCCTGCTGGTAATACTGGTGTATATCCTGTGCCTGTCTACTGCCAGGTtcttcctgtctcctgtctgtCCACCAATGCTGTGCAAAAGTCTGTCATAGCCTCTGAGAGTCAACAGCAAAACCTCAAACCCAACCTATCAGCTATCACCACTGTTCAAATACCACAGCAACACGGAGCACTACAACCACAAACACAGGCAGCGTCTCCTGCCCGGGTCTTCCTGTTCGGGGGTCAGGTTGCAAAAGATCCTGTAATTCTCCTTGTCCCTCAGCCAGCTGTTCCTACTCTCCATGTACAGCCGGTTACTGTGACCTCTGGTGGCACTAGGTTACCAGCCATCGCTCCTGCACCCAGTTATACCATGTTGGAGCAAAAACAGAGCCAGCTGCAGCCAGTGGTGACCCGTGCACGCAGTCACGTTTGCCCCCACAAGGACTGCAGAAAGACCTACTTCAAGAGCTCCCACCTCAAAGCCCACATTAGGATGCATACAG GTGAGAAGCCCTTCAAGTGCAAGTGGGAGGGATGTGAGAGGCGATTCGCCCGCTCCGATGAGCTGTCTCGCCACAGGCGCACCCACACGGGAGAGAAACGGTTTGCCTGTCCCATGTGCCTCAGCCGCTTCATGCGTAGTGACCACCTGGCAAAGCACGCCCGTAGACACTTGACAGTGAGGAAGGTGCCCTGCTGGACGCTATGGATGGCCCCGTCTGCGAGCCTCCCTGCTTCCACAACACTCAGCCTCTCATCAACAAACTCTCGGAGGGCTCCCAGAGAGAACCAAAGTAAAAAGACTGCAAATTAA